In Panacibacter ginsenosidivorans, the following proteins share a genomic window:
- a CDS encoding YHS domain-containing (seleno)protein, whose amino-acid sequence MKQIFITLLFAATIAGLSTAQDASVLRKKAFNLEKGVAIEGYDPVAYFTANKAIKGSKELAVVFEGAIYYFSSEENKEIFKKNPSKYEPQYGGWCAYAMGHDGSKVEIDPETFKIIDNKLYLYYNKYFNNTLKTWNKDEANLKSHADANWQKIYH is encoded by the coding sequence ATGAAACAGATTTTTATAACATTATTATTTGCAGCAACCATTGCAGGTTTATCTACCGCACAAGATGCGTCAGTTTTAAGAAAGAAAGCTTTCAACCTTGAAAAAGGGGTTGCAATAGAGGGATATGACCCTGTTGCTTATTTTACGGCTAATAAGGCTATTAAAGGCTCCAAAGAACTAGCCGTGGTTTTTGAAGGCGCTATTTATTATTTCTCTTCGGAAGAGAATAAAGAAATCTTTAAAAAGAATCCTTCCAAATATGAGCCGCAATATGGTGGCTGGTGTGCCTATGCCATGGGGCACGATGGATCCAAAGTGGAAATAGATCCTGAGACATTTAAAATCATTGATAATAAATTGTATCTCTATTATAACAAGTATTTCAACAATACACTTAAGACCTGGAATAAAGATGAGGCTAATTTGAAATCTCACGCCGATGCAAACTGGCAAAAAATTTATCACTGA
- a CDS encoding DoxX family protein, whose product MSINSKTIGIWVLKLLAAVIMLQTLFFKFSASPESVYIFSTIGMEPWGRIGTGVMELIASVLILIPSTTSIGAVLGIGLMSGAIFFHLTKLGLVVQDDGGQLFIYALLVLISCVSLVIIYRRDIFRLLQLSF is encoded by the coding sequence ATGTCAATCAATTCAAAAACTATTGGGATCTGGGTTTTAAAACTGCTTGCAGCTGTTATAATGTTGCAAACGCTTTTTTTTAAGTTTAGCGCTTCACCGGAATCGGTTTATATTTTTTCAACAATTGGTATGGAGCCATGGGGTCGCATAGGTACAGGTGTTATGGAATTAATCGCTTCTGTGCTTATACTTATTCCATCAACAACTAGTATCGGCGCTGTTTTAGGTATTGGGTTAATGAGTGGAGCAATCTTTTTCCACCTTACCAAATTAGGATTAGTAGTACAGGATGATGGGGGTCAGCTTTTCATATATGCGTTACTTGTTTTAATATCATGCGTTTCACTTGTTATAATTTATCGCAGAGATATTTTTCGATTGCTCCAGCTTAGCTTTTAA
- a CDS encoding DM13 domain-containing protein has translation MKKIFTILSIGLFMTACSKQNAAPTTPVNDMVDSTTELSYTGSFMNGPYGTVTGIANIYADSSSYVLALTAFQTSNGPDLHVYLSQEEQPIHFVDLGKLKSTNGNQVYNIPTGTDLETYKYALIHCQQYNHLFGSTLLEEQ, from the coding sequence ATGAAAAAAATATTTACAATACTTTCTATCGGTTTGTTTATGACTGCATGCAGCAAACAAAATGCTGCACCAACTACACCGGTAAACGATATGGTAGATTCAACAACTGAACTTTCATATACAGGTAGTTTTATGAACGGGCCTTATGGAACAGTCACAGGTATTGCAAATATTTACGCAGACAGTAGTAGTTACGTACTGGCGCTAACAGCTTTTCAAACATCCAATGGGCCAGACCTGCACGTATATTTGTCGCAGGAGGAACAGCCTATTCATTTTGTTGATCTTGGCAAACTTAAATCAACGAATGGAAACCAGGTTTATAATATACCAACAGGTACTGATCTTGAAACATATAAATATGCGCTGATTCACTGCCAGCAGTATAATCATTTATTTGGCAGTACTTTACTGGAGGAACAATAA
- a CDS encoding YceI family protein, producing the protein MYKRLLLITVNYFFAINIFAQSLVATDAGSVISFSIKNFGITVTGTFTGLKGNILFDPAAPANSVFNLSVNTSTVNTGIDARDRHLKKEDYFNVEKFPVITFISTKVSASNKSGIFIVSGNITIKGTTQAINFPFVAKASQSGYLFTGTFKLNRRDFQVGSGSLILSDNLDVSFSVYATNKT; encoded by the coding sequence ATGTATAAAAGATTATTGCTGATAACGGTTAATTATTTTTTCGCAATAAACATTTTTGCGCAAAGCCTTGTAGCGACTGATGCAGGCTCTGTAATAAGCTTTTCTATAAAGAATTTTGGCATTACGGTAACAGGCACATTCACCGGTTTAAAAGGAAATATACTATTTGATCCTGCAGCACCTGCTAATTCGGTTTTTAATTTAAGTGTAAATACCAGTACTGTAAACACAGGGATTGATGCAAGGGACAGACACCTGAAAAAGGAAGATTACTTTAATGTTGAAAAATTTCCGGTGATCACTTTTATTTCAACAAAAGTTAGTGCATCAAACAAATCAGGGATATTTATAGTAAGTGGGAACATTACCATCAAAGGAACTACACAAGCCATTAATTTTCCTTTTGTGGCGAAGGCTTCGCAGAGCGGCTACTTGTTTACAGGAACATTTAAATTGAACAGAAGAGATTTTCAGGTAGGGAGTGGTAGTCTTATTTTATCTGACAACCTGGATGTTTCCTTTTCCGTATATGCAACAAATAAAACTTAA
- a CDS encoding DinB family protein: MQLEQAISNVFVQLNDSIDQLTNEQYKTPVQTLSNATIGQHVRHIIELFICLENGYEKGLVNYEKRKRDYTIETNKDVAVQLMHSIVAGLGKPNKTLLLEAGYDDLSEDVVTIETNYLREVVYNLEHTVHHMALIRVGITTLAAIQLPEGYGVASSTIKYRQACAQ, translated from the coding sequence ATGCAACTGGAGCAAGCTATCTCAAATGTTTTTGTTCAATTGAATGATTCAATTGACCAGCTTACAAATGAGCAATATAAAACACCTGTGCAAACACTTTCCAATGCAACCATTGGTCAGCACGTAAGGCATATAATCGAACTTTTTATCTGCCTTGAGAATGGGTATGAAAAAGGCCTCGTTAATTATGAAAAAAGAAAAAGAGATTACACCATCGAAACAAATAAAGATGTTGCTGTTCAATTAATGCATTCCATTGTAGCGGGTCTTGGTAAGCCAAACAAAACATTACTGCTTGAAGCAGGTTATGATGATCTTTCCGAAGATGTGGTTACCATTGAAACAAATTATTTACGTGAAGTAGTGTATAATCTGGAACATACAGTACACCACATGGCTTTAATACGTGTAGGCATCACCACATTAGCAGCAATACAATTACCCGAAGGGTATGGTGTAGCATCTTCTACAATAAAATATCGTCAGGCATGTGCACAGTAA
- a CDS encoding NRDE family protein, with protein sequence MCTVTFIPVKDKFFITSNRDEKILRKPALPPKAYTFGIATIIYPKDADAGGTWIAMHENGNAVVLLNGGFEKHIPAPSYKKSRGIVLLEVINAPSPLTRFHEISLSNIEPFTLVLLDDNNLYECRWDGDIKHAKELNNTKAHIWSSVTLYDKAIIQKREQWFIEWINTNPAPSMQDILHFHLFAGDGDDHNDLRMNRNNKMLTVSATGMEISNEKAIMHYLDLNNDKLYKQELRFSSSLAV encoded by the coding sequence ATGTGCACAGTAACTTTTATACCGGTAAAAGATAAATTTTTCATCACTTCAAACAGGGATGAAAAGATATTGCGTAAACCAGCTTTGCCACCAAAGGCATATACTTTTGGTATTGCAACGATTATTTACCCCAAAGACGCAGATGCAGGCGGCACATGGATTGCCATGCATGAAAATGGAAATGCAGTTGTATTGCTGAACGGTGGTTTCGAAAAACATATTCCCGCTCCCTCTTATAAAAAGAGTCGTGGTATTGTTTTGCTTGAAGTAATAAATGCACCAAGCCCCTTAACCAGGTTTCATGAAATAAGCCTTTCGAACATTGAACCTTTTACACTAGTTTTACTGGATGATAATAATCTGTATGAATGCCGATGGGATGGCGATATCAAGCATGCTAAAGAATTAAATAACACCAAGGCACATATCTGGTCATCAGTTACTCTATATGACAAAGCCATTATACAAAAAAGAGAACAGTGGTTTATTGAATGGATTAATACAAACCCCGCTCCTTCTATGCAGGATATACTACATTTTCATCTTTTTGCAGGTGATGGTGATGATCACAACGATCTTCGCATGAACAGGAACAACAAGATGCTTACAGTTAGCGCTACGGGTATGGAAATAAGCAATGAAAAAGCCATTATGCATTACCTGGATCTTAATAACGATAAACTATATAAACAGGAGTTGCGCTTCTCTTCTTCCCTCGCAGTTTAA
- a CDS encoding D-alanine--D-alanine ligase yields MTFIQKILHRPFFIKLLHWEYWSFHAVYTPIYLYWLWLCIKARSFFFFNTSNPTIKNGGFLMESKKDIYDIIPQEYYPKTIFINANTNKAKILSLVNEAALKFPLIGKPDIGMRGLSVKKLETIDDIIDYAQNSKVDFLLQEFIPFEQEVGIFYYRYPNETHGHISGIVGKEFLTVTGDGISNMETLLSKDKRFILQLPALQKAYGDTLQKVLKRNEDFLLVPYGNHARGAKFIDLSHLADEQLTSMIDEVCKNVDGFYFGRMDVRYNTWEELKQGKNFGIVELNGAGSEPTHIYDPKHSIFFAWKEIIRHWRILWKISRINHHKQNMPYMNFSSGIRMFKENSAYVKMISTE; encoded by the coding sequence ATGACGTTCATCCAAAAAATACTTCATCGACCTTTTTTTATAAAATTGCTGCATTGGGAATACTGGTCATTCCATGCTGTATATACACCTATTTATTTGTATTGGTTATGGCTCTGTATAAAAGCAAGATCATTTTTCTTTTTTAATACCTCCAACCCTACTATTAAGAATGGCGGGTTTTTAATGGAAAGTAAAAAAGATATTTATGATATCATTCCGCAAGAGTATTATCCAAAGACAATATTTATCAATGCAAATACTAATAAAGCAAAAATACTGTCCCTTGTAAATGAAGCTGCACTTAAGTTTCCGCTTATTGGAAAACCTGATATTGGCATGCGTGGTTTAAGTGTAAAAAAACTGGAAACAATTGACGATATCATTGATTACGCACAAAACAGCAAGGTTGATTTTCTACTACAGGAGTTTATTCCTTTCGAACAGGAAGTAGGTATTTTTTATTATCGTTATCCCAATGAAACGCACGGACATATTTCAGGCATTGTAGGCAAAGAATTTCTAACAGTTACAGGAGATGGCATTTCAAACATGGAAACATTGCTCTCAAAAGATAAAAGATTTATTCTTCAATTGCCTGCATTGCAAAAGGCTTATGGCGATACGTTGCAAAAAGTTTTAAAAAGAAATGAAGATTTTTTGTTGGTCCCTTATGGCAATCATGCACGTGGTGCAAAATTCATCGACCTCTCTCATCTTGCAGATGAACAGTTAACATCAATGATTGATGAAGTTTGCAAGAACGTTGATGGTTTTTATTTTGGGCGCATGGATGTTCGCTACAATACATGGGAAGAACTTAAGCAGGGAAAAAACTTCGGCATCGTTGAACTCAACGGCGCAGGCAGCGAGCCCACACATATATACGATCCAAAACATTCAATCTTTTTTGCGTGGAAAGAGATCATCCGTCACTGGCGCATCTTATGGAAAATAAGCCGCATAAATCATCACAAACAAAATATGCCTTACATGAATTTTTCTTCCGGCATTCGAATGTTTAAAGAAAACAGCGCTTATGTAAAAATGATCTCGACTGAATAA
- a CDS encoding NAD(P)(+) transhydrogenase (Re/Si-specific) subunit beta, which yields MAINILTLIYLLASVTFIIGLKMLSNPAHARRGNLIAAAGMTIAILGTIFLYKDDEGNSLHNYGWIFGGILVGAIIGTLAAKKVKMTAMPEMVSLFNGMGGACAALISIVEFNHVNNSINYFNGSLGNGFVLPNFSYSFLLIICLGLIIGSVSFAGSIIAWGKLNGKIKDFSFKGQHIFNLLILVIILIITSLLFISFPDNIVILFYSVLVLALLYGVLFVLPIGGADMPVVISLLNSFTGVAAACGGFLYDNKVMLTGGILVGAAGTLLTILMCKAMNRSLKNVLIGSFGGTAVAAQGASKTGGAYKEITVSDAAMTMSYSRKVIIVPGYGLAVAQAQHVCHELEKMLEEKGVEVKYAIHPVAGRMPGHMNVLLAEADVSYEKLEEMEQANDEFKTTDVVLILGANDVVNPAAKTDPASPIFGMPILEVEDAKLVIVNKRSMKPGYAGIENELFFKPKTSMLFGDAKSVLQQLVGELKNL from the coding sequence ATGGCGATCAATATTCTTACATTAATTTATTTACTAGCTAGCGTCACTTTTATTATTGGTTTGAAGATGCTATCGAATCCTGCGCATGCACGAAGAGGAAATCTTATTGCAGCAGCAGGAATGACCATTGCTATTCTCGGAACAATATTTTTATATAAGGATGATGAAGGGAACAGTCTTCATAATTATGGATGGATATTCGGCGGAATTCTTGTTGGTGCAATTATAGGAACACTTGCAGCGAAGAAAGTAAAGATGACTGCCATGCCGGAGATGGTAAGTCTATTTAATGGCATGGGCGGTGCTTGTGCGGCGTTGATTTCGATAGTTGAATTTAATCATGTAAATAATTCAATAAATTATTTCAACGGATCATTGGGTAATGGATTTGTTTTACCTAATTTTTCATATAGTTTTTTATTGATTATTTGTTTAGGATTAATTATTGGTTCTGTTTCTTTTGCGGGAAGTATCATTGCGTGGGGAAAGCTAAATGGAAAAATAAAGGATTTCTCATTTAAAGGACAACACATTTTTAATTTGCTGATCCTTGTAATTATTCTAATCATTACATCACTGCTTTTTATCTCATTTCCAGACAACATTGTTATATTATTTTATTCTGTACTCGTTCTTGCGCTTCTCTACGGTGTTCTCTTCGTTCTTCCCATCGGGGGTGCAGATATGCCCGTTGTAATTTCTTTATTGAATTCATTTACCGGTGTAGCTGCAGCATGTGGTGGGTTCTTGTATGATAATAAAGTAATGCTTACCGGTGGTATTCTTGTTGGTGCTGCAGGTACGTTGCTTACGATTCTTATGTGCAAAGCAATGAACCGTTCTTTGAAAAATGTATTGATCGGAAGCTTTGGAGGCACGGCAGTTGCTGCACAAGGAGCTTCAAAAACCGGTGGTGCTTACAAAGAAATTACCGTAAGCGATGCAGCCATGACAATGAGCTATTCAAGAAAAGTGATCATTGTTCCGGGTTATGGTTTGGCAGTAGCACAGGCGCAGCATGTTTGTCATGAATTGGAAAAAATGCTGGAAGAAAAAGGAGTGGAAGTAAAATATGCTATTCATCCTGTTGCAGGGAGAATGCCGGGGCATATGAATGTATTACTGGCAGAAGCAGATGTCTCTTATGAAAAATTAGAAGAGATGGAACAAGCCAATGATGAATTTAAAACTACTGATGTCGTATTGATACTAGGTGCAAATGATGTGGTGAATCCTGCTGCAAAAACAGATCCTGCTTCTCCTATATTTGGCATGCCTATTCTGGAAGTTGAAGATGCAAAATTGGTGATTGTAAATAAAAGAAGTATGAAACCTGGTTATGCCGGTATAGAAAATGAATTATTTTTCAAGCCAAAAACATCTATGCTTTTTGGTGATGCAAAATCTGTGTTGCAACAATTGGTTGGTGAATTGAAAAATTTATAA
- a CDS encoding NAD(P) transhydrogenase subunit alpha yields the protein MLLWIHQHQEYIYIVILMIFLGIEIIGRVPSVLHTPLMSGANAIHGVVIIGAIIVMGKAESDNYLALILGFLAVILGTINVVGGFVVTDRMLEMFKKKK from the coding sequence ATGCTTTTATGGATTCATCAACACCAGGAATACATCTACATCGTCATCCTGATGATCTTTTTGGGAATTGAAATAATAGGCCGTGTACCAAGTGTATTGCATACACCCTTAATGAGTGGAGCAAATGCAATTCATGGTGTTGTGATCATTGGTGCTATAATTGTTATGGGCAAAGCCGAAAGTGATAATTATTTAGCATTGATACTTGGATTTCTTGCAGTGATTTTAGGAACAATAAATGTTGTCGGTGGTTTTGTTGTAACAGACAGAATGCTGGAAATGTTTAAGAAGAAGAAATAA
- a CDS encoding Re/Si-specific NAD(P)(+) transhydrogenase subunit alpha — MIAGILKEPTGEHRVAFMPEQAEVLVKKGITVYIESSIGNSAYADDDSYTSKGAEIKSRYEILSNASILFTIQPLSAIDIELLKENVVLIGIYQPFSNIQLIKELAEKKVTLFSMDMLPRTTRAQSMDVLSSQANIAGYKAVILAASFYPKYFPMFMTAAGTIAPAKVLILGAGVAGLQAIATARRLGAVVEVFDTRPAVKEEVMSLGGKFIEVEGAADPSAAGGYAVEQTEEYKQKQHQRIADAAAKADIIITTAQIPGKSAPVLITEAMLNAMKPGSVIIDLAAATGGNTAKTINAQKIKYNDVTIVGDSNLPATMPADASKLYGKNILNFLQLIINKDGQLNLNFEDDLVKGSCITHNGEIVNERVKALI, encoded by the coding sequence ATGATTGCAGGAATACTAAAAGAACCAACGGGAGAGCATCGGGTGGCTTTTATGCCGGAACAGGCAGAAGTGCTGGTAAAAAAAGGCATCACTGTTTATATAGAATCATCTATTGGCAATTCAGCTTATGCAGATGATGACAGTTATACCTCAAAAGGCGCAGAGATAAAATCACGTTACGAAATATTATCTAATGCAAGTATTTTATTTACTATACAACCTTTAAGCGCTATTGATATTGAATTACTTAAAGAAAATGTAGTATTGATCGGAATATATCAACCCTTCTCTAATATTCAATTGATAAAAGAACTCGCAGAAAAAAAAGTTACCCTCTTCAGCATGGATATGCTGCCACGCACTACACGTGCCCAAAGTATGGATGTGCTCAGCAGTCAGGCAAATATTGCAGGTTATAAGGCAGTGATCCTCGCTGCTTCTTTCTATCCAAAATATTTTCCCATGTTTATGACTGCGGCCGGTACAATTGCTCCTGCAAAAGTTTTGATACTTGGTGCCGGTGTTGCCGGATTACAGGCAATTGCAACTGCAAGGCGTTTGGGTGCGGTGGTTGAAGTGTTTGATACCAGACCCGCTGTTAAAGAAGAAGTAATGAGTCTCGGTGGCAAGTTTATAGAAGTTGAAGGTGCTGCAGATCCTTCTGCCGCCGGTGGCTATGCTGTTGAACAAACAGAGGAGTATAAACAGAAGCAGCATCAAAGAATTGCGGATGCTGCCGCGAAAGCAGACATTATTATTACAACTGCGCAAATTCCCGGAAAGTCTGCACCGGTGCTTATTACAGAGGCTATGCTTAACGCCATGAAACCAGGTTCTGTCATCATCGATCTTGCGGCAGCAACGGGTGGCAACACTGCAAAAACTATTAATGCGCAGAAAATAAAATACAATGACGTAACAATTGTTGGTGACAGTAATCTCCCTGCTACCATGCCTGCAGATGCAAGTAAGTTGTATGGGAAAAACATTCTCAACTTCTTACAATTGATCATTAATAAAGACGGGCAACTGAATTTGAATTTTGAAGATGATCTTGTAAAAGGTTCATGCATTACACATAACGGCGAAATAGTAAATGAAAGAGTGAAAGCGCTGATCTAA
- a CDS encoding O-methyltransferase: MYSPFKLGVKYLRYWLTASNGKGHGVHAPFVFEFITGVLNDDGFYYCYQQIESVRTQLKNDNTVLELEDFGAGSRVHSSYKRKVSEIANSSLKPKKFAQLLFRIVNFYQPKNVLELGTSLGITTAYLASANNTIPVITMEGAKAVATVAANNFNALGLKNIKIVEGNFDVTLKDVLYKQLTKVDFAFIDGNHRKEPTIEYFQQMLPHLHEYSILVFDDVHWSREMEEAWQYIKAHETVTLSIDLFFIGIVFFRKEQKVKQHFTIRF; the protein is encoded by the coding sequence ATGTATTCTCCATTTAAGTTAGGTGTAAAATATCTGCGTTACTGGCTTACTGCTTCAAATGGTAAAGGTCATGGTGTGCATGCTCCATTTGTTTTTGAATTTATTACTGGTGTTTTGAATGACGATGGTTTTTATTATTGTTACCAACAAATAGAGTCAGTAAGAACACAATTGAAGAACGACAACACAGTATTAGAACTGGAAGATTTTGGGGCGGGCTCCCGGGTGCATAGTTCTTACAAAAGAAAAGTTTCAGAAATAGCGAATAGCTCTTTAAAGCCAAAAAAGTTTGCACAGTTGCTTTTCAGAATAGTCAATTTTTATCAACCAAAAAATGTGCTGGAATTAGGAACTTCACTGGGTATTACTACTGCTTATTTAGCCTCGGCAAATAACACAATACCCGTTATTACAATGGAAGGAGCCAAAGCTGTAGCTACAGTTGCAGCAAATAATTTTAACGCACTTGGACTTAAAAATATAAAAATTGTTGAAGGGAATTTTGATGTTACACTCAAAGATGTTTTGTACAAGCAACTAACTAAAGTTGATTTTGCATTTATTGATGGTAACCATCGTAAAGAACCTACGATTGAATATTTTCAGCAAATGTTACCACATCTGCATGAATATTCAATACTCGTTTTTGATGATGTGCACTGGAGCAGGGAAATGGAGGAAGCATGGCAATATATAAAAGCACATGAAACAGTTACATTGTCAATTGATCTTTTTTTTATCGGAATAGTTTTCTTTCGAAAAGAACAAAAAGTAAAGCAACACTTTACCATACGATTCTAA
- a CDS encoding acyl-CoA mutase large subunit family protein: MNEKKKFTDSDIEIKQLYTAADIINKTEETPGQFPFTRGIQPDMYRGKLWTMRQYAGFSTAEESNKRYHYLLSQGVMGLSVAFDLPTQIGYDSDHDLAEGEVGKVGVAIDSLEDMELLFKDIKLEEVSTSMTINATGFILLALYVALAKKQGADLHKITGTIQNDILKEYAARGTYIYPPKPSMRIITDIFEWCGNELPKWNTISISGYHIREAGSTAVQEIAFTLSNGKAYVKAALEKGMDINVFGKRLSFFFNAHNNLFEEVAKFRAARRMWAQMMKELGATDSKAMMLRFHTQTGGSTLTAQQPLNNISRVTIQTLSAVLGGTQSLHTNGYDEALSLPTEEAARIALRTQQVVAFESGVVDTVDPLAGSYFIESLTDEVEAKAWELIHKIDILGGSVNAIEEGFIQDEIARSAYIYQQQIESNEKIIVGVNKFVVDEKNNVPGFRIDDSIRIMQAEKLKQLRNKRNSEKVKISLQHLDTAAKDGSNIMPFVIEAVENYCTLGEIADCLRNVFGEYK, from the coding sequence ATGAATGAAAAGAAAAAATTTACTGACAGTGATATAGAGATCAAACAACTGTACACCGCTGCAGACATTATTAATAAAACCGAAGAAACACCCGGGCAATTTCCTTTTACAAGAGGCATACAACCTGATATGTATCGCGGCAAGTTATGGACAATGCGCCAGTATGCCGGTTTCTCCACTGCCGAAGAAAGTAATAAACGTTATCATTATTTATTATCGCAGGGTGTAATGGGTTTAAGTGTTGCATTCGATTTGCCTACTCAAATTGGTTATGACAGTGATCATGATCTTGCAGAAGGTGAGGTTGGTAAAGTTGGTGTTGCTATTGATAGTCTGGAAGATATGGAATTACTTTTCAAAGACATCAAGCTGGAAGAAGTAAGTACATCTATGACCATTAATGCCACAGGTTTCATATTACTTGCGTTGTATGTGGCGCTTGCCAAAAAACAAGGTGCCGATCTTCATAAAATAACCGGCACAATTCAAAACGATATTCTAAAAGAATATGCGGCACGGGGCACTTACATCTATCCGCCGAAACCGTCCATGCGCATCATAACTGATATTTTTGAGTGGTGTGGCAACGAATTACCTAAGTGGAATACCATTTCAATTTCTGGTTACCACATACGCGAAGCAGGGAGCACCGCTGTGCAGGAAATTGCTTTTACACTCAGCAATGGAAAAGCTTATGTAAAAGCAGCTTTGGAAAAAGGAATGGATATTAATGTTTTTGGTAAAAGGCTTTCTTTCTTCTTTAATGCTCACAATAATTTATTTGAAGAAGTAGCCAAGTTTCGTGCAGCAAGAAGAATGTGGGCGCAAATGATGAAGGAACTTGGAGCCACAGATTCCAAAGCAATGATGTTACGCTTTCACACGCAGACAGGCGGCAGCACATTAACTGCACAACAACCATTGAATAATATCAGCCGTGTAACTATTCAAACATTGTCTGCTGTTTTGGGTGGCACACAAAGTCTGCATACCAATGGTTATGATGAAGCGTTAAGTTTACCAACAGAAGAAGCAGCACGTATTGCATTGCGCACACAACAGGTTGTAGCATTTGAAAGTGGCGTTGTTGACACCGTTGATCCACTGGCAGGAAGTTATTTTATAGAATCACTTACAGATGAAGTGGAAGCAAAAGCCTGGGAGCTGATTCATAAAATTGATATACTGGGCGGCAGTGTAAACGCCATTGAAGAAGGTTTTATACAGGATGAAATTGCACGTAGCGCTTATATTTACCAGCAACAGATTGAAAGCAATGAAAAGATAATTGTTGGTGTAAACAAATTCGTGGTTGATGAGAAGAATAATGTACCTGGCTTTAGAATTGATGATAGCATAAGAATTATGCAAGCCGAGAAATTGAAACAATTAAGAAATAAAAGAAATAGCGAAAAAGTAAAAATATCCTTACAGCATTTAGATACTGCTGCAAAAGATGGCAGCAACATTATGCCTTTTGTAATTGAAGCTGTAGAAAATTATTGCACACTTGGTGAAATAGCAGACTGTTTAAGAAATGTGTTTGGAGAGTATAAATGA
- a CDS encoding DUF7935 family protein has protein sequence MLDTNLLILLIAAMVIIGGVSAYITYLKISKQKSSGDDKATAGMQLQAYERLILLTDRIALSNLISRLNLPGASAREMQQILINNIKEEFNYNISQQVYVSADAWTAVKTLKDQNMLIINQFANALPPEATALDLNKLLLEYAMNDKKGAVHEMVSEVLSYEAKKVMA, from the coding sequence ATGCTCGATACAAACCTGCTTATTCTGCTTATTGCTGCCATGGTGATTATTGGCGGTGTTTCTGCTTACATTACTTATTTAAAAATTTCTAAACAAAAATCTTCAGGCGATGATAAAGCAACAGCAGGCATGCAACTGCAGGCCTATGAAAGACTAATATTGCTTACAGACCGTATTGCATTGTCAAATCTTATCAGCCGTTTGAATTTGCCCGGCGCAAGTGCAAGAGAGATGCAGCAGATACTGATCAATAATATAAAGGAAGAGTTCAATTATAATATTTCGCAACAGGTTTATGTAAGCGCTGATGCGTGGACGGCCGTTAAAACACTCAAAGATCAGAATATGCTTATCATTAACCAGTTTGCCAATGCATTGCCACCGGAAGCTACAGCTCTCGATCTTAATAAATTGTTACTCGAATATGCCATGAACGATAAGAAAGGTGCAGTACATGAAATGGTAAGTGAAGTATTAAGTTACGAAGCAAAGAAAGTGATGGCATAA
- a CDS encoding HesB/IscA family protein, protein MEPEKKLRVGVKGGGCSGMSYVLGFDEKQDGDKEFDYEGVPCVINKAYEIYLYGMQINREDGLNNRGFTFNNLNASTTCLRFFIWCLIVLFTKYESRFL, encoded by the coding sequence ATGGAACCCGAAAAAAAATTACGCGTTGGTGTAAAAGGTGGCGGCTGCAGCGGTATGAGTTATGTATTGGGTTTTGATGAAAAACAGGATGGTGATAAAGAATTTGATTATGAAGGCGTGCCGTGTGTTATTAATAAAGCATATGAAATTTATTTATACGGCATGCAGATAAACCGGGAAGATGGATTGAACAACCGGGGCTTTACATTCAATAATCTTAATGCTTCCACTACCTGCTTGCGGTTTTTCATTTGGTGTTTAATTGTTTTATTTACTAAATACGAAAGCCGGTTCTTATGA